In Kordia antarctica, the following proteins share a genomic window:
- a CDS encoding LytR/AlgR family response regulator transcription factor gives MANICIVEDDQNHAYALQEKVKAIGHTVLKICATFEEALRIIKKNIPDVILLDINLKNDNDGIQLAHAIKSFSTIPIIYTTALTASNIIEKAVQIRPSGYLVKPIETETLKATIEVALQQQNQSNIDTKEVLSTQENAKFLTVRVGYRLRKINLKEIKLLKITSKNYVTLVDKDDKEFQLRNSLKALMKTLNSHFIQVHRLYGINLNYILHIDEKEQMLCLKERTHIPIGRTFKEDLYKRLNIM, from the coding sequence ATGGCAAATATCTGTATTGTTGAAGACGATCAAAATCATGCGTATGCTTTGCAAGAAAAGGTAAAAGCAATTGGACATACAGTGCTAAAAATTTGTGCTACGTTTGAAGAAGCATTGCGAATCATTAAAAAGAACATACCTGATGTAATTCTTTTAGACATTAATCTAAAAAATGATAATGACGGAATTCAATTGGCGCACGCAATTAAAAGCTTTTCTACAATTCCTATTATATATACAACTGCATTAACGGCGAGTAATATTATAGAAAAAGCAGTGCAAATTCGTCCTTCAGGATATTTAGTAAAACCAATAGAAACAGAAACATTAAAAGCAACTATTGAAGTCGCTTTACAGCAGCAAAATCAATCAAATATTGATACAAAAGAAGTGCTTTCAACACAAGAAAACGCTAAGTTTTTAACGGTAAGAGTTGGATATAGATTGCGAAAAATAAATCTAAAAGAAATAAAACTTTTAAAAATTACGTCAAAAAACTATGTAACATTGGTTGATAAAGATGATAAAGAATTTCAACTACGAAATTCTTTAAAAGCACTGATGAAAACTTTAAATTCTCACTTTATACAAGTACACAGATTATACGGAATCAACCTCAATTATATTTTACACATTGATGAAAAAGAACAAATGTTATGTCTCAAAGAGCGCACGCATATTCCAATAGGTCGCACATTTAAAGAAGACTTATACAAACGATTGAATATAATGTGA
- a CDS encoding HU domain-containing protein: MRLDKYISDLLYRYECVTVPNFGAFLTQRKGAQVHHITNAFYPPSKVVSFNAQLSSNDGLLVKHIADITGEEYETTLQKVLTKVSEWKQELENSAIVSLENIGDVSLNAEGNIQFEPSYHLNYLTASFGLSSFVSSEISRVIAEGIQEVVPVIAGKETEVIPLIVAEENNRFRFPWKYAAAAAIIFTAGIFGFNEYNKSAQEKQQVVEDTKAKKSIDKYIQQATFFGNSPVELPSITLQVAKEVRNYHVVAGAFRIEENANTKVAELQANGFEAELLGKNKYGLHQVSYASFASRREATNALIHIKKTEAPEAWLLVTE; this comes from the coding sequence ATGAGATTAGACAAATACATCAGCGACCTTTTATATAGATACGAATGTGTGACTGTTCCTAACTTCGGTGCTTTTTTAACGCAACGAAAAGGAGCGCAAGTACACCATATAACCAATGCATTTTATCCACCTTCAAAAGTAGTTTCGTTCAACGCGCAACTTTCTTCAAATGATGGTTTGTTGGTAAAACACATTGCCGATATTACTGGCGAAGAGTATGAAACCACATTACAAAAAGTATTAACAAAGGTTTCTGAGTGGAAACAAGAATTGGAAAATTCAGCGATTGTTTCTCTTGAAAATATTGGCGATGTATCATTAAATGCCGAAGGAAATATTCAATTCGAACCTTCGTATCATTTGAATTACTTAACGGCATCTTTTGGATTGTCTTCGTTTGTTTCTTCAGAAATTAGCAGAGTTATTGCCGAAGGTATTCAAGAAGTCGTTCCAGTTATTGCAGGAAAAGAAACTGAAGTTATTCCTTTAATAGTTGCCGAAGAAAACAACAGATTCCGTTTTCCATGGAAATATGCCGCTGCAGCAGCAATTATTTTTACCGCAGGTATTTTTGGATTTAATGAATACAATAAATCAGCACAAGAAAAACAACAAGTTGTAGAAGATACGAAAGCAAAAAAATCAATTGATAAATACATTCAACAAGCAACATTTTTTGGAAATAGTCCAGTTGAGTTACCTTCCATTACGTTGCAAGTAGCGAAAGAAGTGAGAAACTATCATGTTGTTGCAGGCGCATTCCGAATTGAAGAAAACGCCAATACAAAAGTTGCCGAGTTACAAGCAAATGGTTTTGAAGCGGAATTGTTAGGCAAAAATAAATACGGTTTACATCAAGTTTCGTATGCAAGTTTTGCTAGTCGTAGAGAAGCTACAAATGCATTGATACACATTAAAAAAACGGAAGCTCCAGAAGCTTGGTTGTTAGTTACAGAATAA
- a CDS encoding RNA polymerase sigma factor: protein MSLEQLIHKCKNNNRDAQAQLYSLYVKKLYATSLKYSRNKLEAEDNLQDSFMVIFEKISQYNFKGSFEGWLRRITVNTVLQKYRSKGVFEVINERVLEERPVTVYEEDVSLDFLLSIVQELPDRYRLVFNLYVLDDYSHQEIAEMLGISQGTSKSNLARARMILKTKVETFKKKIAINE from the coding sequence GTGAGTTTAGAACAGCTCATACATAAATGTAAGAATAACAACCGTGATGCTCAAGCTCAACTGTATAGTTTATATGTTAAAAAATTATACGCGACTAGCTTAAAGTACTCTCGGAACAAGCTTGAAGCGGAAGATAATTTGCAAGATAGTTTTATGGTTATTTTTGAAAAAATTAGTCAATACAACTTTAAAGGTTCGTTTGAAGGTTGGCTTAGAAGAATTACCGTAAACACCGTACTTCAAAAATATAGAAGTAAAGGTGTTTTTGAAGTTATAAATGAACGCGTGTTGGAAGAAAGACCAGTAACCGTTTATGAAGAAGATGTTTCATTAGATTTTTTACTGAGCATCGTTCAAGAATTACCAGATCGGTATCGATTGGTATTCAATTTATATGTGCTTGATGATTATTCGCATCAAGAAATTGCTGAAATGTTAGGCATTTCGCAAGGAACTTCTAAATCTAATTTGGCTAGAGCCAGAATGATTTTGAAGACTAAAGTAGAAACGTTTAAAAAAAAAATCGCCATCAATGAGTGA
- a CDS encoding porin family protein, whose protein sequence is MSDQKKIDNLFRDTFEDFEASPDSALWDKISDKLDAQEAEKKRKGVIFLPWLYKAAGIAAAIALLFFVGNEFVNSDGTEIDSDEQTTETTKKDSNLDENNNGTTSNSKLTDINSEQNSSNDPNNSSSNKIINDQERIANENGVAQQNGTTTNSASQESSNNNVTTNKIKNRTLITNENAVTNTSSPENKNSTNTNQQTPNNRSNNGNYKVGNGDYVLGSTTVTQNNNNGTKTSENNNDVQNGVNSSKTNKNAVTNSNSSTVAQNDPNNSTNASNTSNSSATNATKTTDTETSIIETAVAEVKKDDLIKKSLLDVINDLHDLEKESEVAEVKRKKWTISPNASPIYYNSLSNGSPIDETFADNTKAGDVNLSYGVNVGYDVSKRLTIRSGIHKVDYSYSTQDIALVPSINGNDLTTIAFRTNGASFDLKDRQAPSTIVYSQYQLPTSESSIFEKQIEGNLNQRMSYIEVPVELKYAVLDKKLGINVIGGVSTLLLTENSIILDSPEIVAEIGEATNINDVSFSTNIGIGIDYKISEQLEFNLEPMLKYQLNTFSGNTGNFKPYSVGVYTGVSFRF, encoded by the coding sequence ATGAGTGATCAAAAAAAAATAGACAACCTGTTTCGGGACACCTTCGAAGATTTTGAAGCGTCACCCGATTCTGCCTTATGGGATAAAATTTCCGATAAGCTAGACGCACAAGAAGCTGAGAAAAAGAGAAAAGGCGTCATATTTCTTCCTTGGTTATACAAAGCCGCCGGAATTGCCGCTGCAATTGCTTTATTGTTTTTTGTAGGGAATGAATTTGTGAATTCTGATGGAACTGAAATTGATTCGGACGAACAAACTACGGAAACAACGAAGAAAGATTCAAATCTCGATGAAAACAATAACGGAACAACGTCAAATTCGAAATTAACCGATATAAATTCTGAGCAAAATTCATCAAATGATCCAAACAATTCATCTTCTAATAAAATTATAAACGATCAAGAACGTATTGCGAATGAAAATGGTGTTGCACAACAAAATGGAACAACTACAAATTCGGCTTCGCAAGAATCTTCAAACAATAATGTTACTACAAATAAGATCAAGAATCGTACTTTGATTACGAACGAGAATGCAGTAACTAATACTAGTTCGCCAGAAAATAAAAATTCAACAAATACGAATCAGCAAACGCCAAATAACCGATCTAATAATGGAAATTATAAAGTTGGAAATGGTGATTATGTTTTAGGTTCAACTACAGTAACGCAAAATAACAACAACGGAACTAAAACTTCTGAAAATAATAATGATGTTCAGAATGGCGTGAATTCTTCGAAAACAAATAAAAACGCAGTTACAAACTCAAATTCGTCTACTGTTGCACAAAATGATCCGAACAATTCAACAAACGCTTCAAACACATCAAATTCATCAGCAACAAACGCTACAAAAACAACTGATACTGAAACTTCAATTATAGAAACAGCAGTTGCAGAAGTGAAAAAAGATGATCTCATTAAAAAGTCATTATTAGACGTTATTAATGATTTGCACGATTTAGAAAAAGAGTCCGAAGTAGCCGAAGTGAAGCGTAAAAAATGGACAATTTCGCCAAATGCTTCGCCTATCTATTACAATAGTCTTAGCAATGGCTCACCAATTGATGAAACATTTGCAGACAATACAAAAGCCGGAGATGTAAATCTAAGTTATGGTGTCAATGTTGGGTATGATGTTTCAAAAAGACTTACAATTCGTTCAGGAATTCACAAAGTAGATTATAGTTATAGTACGCAAGATATTGCGCTTGTACCATCTATTAATGGAAATGATTTAACAACTATTGCTTTCAGAACTAATGGAGCTTCGTTTGATCTTAAAGACAGACAAGCGCCATCAACTATTGTGTATTCACAATATCAATTACCAACAAGTGAATCTTCTATTTTTGAAAAGCAAATTGAAGGAAACTTGAATCAGCGCATGAGTTATATTGAAGTTCCCGTGGAATTAAAATATGCTGTACTCGATAAAAAATTAGGAATCAACGTTATTGGCGGTGTAAGCACATTGCTCTTAACAGAAAATAGTATCATATTAGATTCTCCAGAAATAGTCGCAGAAATTGGAGAAGCAACCAATATAAATGATGTGAGTTTTAGTACAAATATTGGCATCGGAATCGATTATAAAATTTCGGAACAATTAGAGTTCAACTTAGAGCCAATGCTAAAATATCAGTTAAATACATTTTCAGGAAATACTGGCAACTTTAAACCTTATTCAGTAGGCGTTTATACAGGAGTCAGTTTTAGGTTTTAG
- the trpS gene encoding tryptophan--tRNA ligase has product MARILTGIQSTGTPHLGNILGAIVPAIEMAKSVENDSFLFIADMHSLTQIKDGETLRENTYRTAATWLAFGLDVNKTVFYRQSDVPQVTELSWYLSCFFPFNRLKLAHSFKDKADRLEDVNAGLFSYPMLMAADILLYDAEIVPVGKDQEQHIEITRNVATRFHEKLGETFVLPEAKIQKDTKLIPGTDGAKMSKSKNNVIDIFQTDKKLRKQIMGIQTDSTPMEDPKDPDKDNVFALYKLLASEAQIAEMRQNYLGGNYGYGHAKQAFYEVVVERFATERERFNHYIENKNEIDAALAIGAEKAKKVANEVLARVRKKVGY; this is encoded by the coding sequence ATGGCTAGAATACTTACTGGAATTCAAAGCACAGGAACACCACATTTAGGCAACATTTTAGGAGCAATTGTTCCTGCAATAGAAATGGCTAAAAGTGTGGAAAATGATTCTTTTCTGTTTATTGCTGATATGCATTCGCTTACGCAGATAAAAGATGGAGAAACACTTCGCGAAAACACATACAGAACTGCGGCAACATGGCTTGCATTTGGTTTAGATGTGAATAAAACGGTATTTTATCGCCAAAGTGATGTGCCACAAGTAACAGAACTTTCTTGGTATTTGAGTTGTTTTTTTCCGTTTAATCGATTAAAATTAGCGCATAGTTTTAAAGACAAAGCAGATCGTTTGGAAGATGTAAATGCAGGTTTGTTTTCGTATCCAATGTTAATGGCTGCAGATATTCTATTATATGATGCTGAGATTGTTCCCGTAGGGAAAGATCAAGAACAACATATAGAAATTACACGTAATGTTGCCACGCGTTTTCATGAAAAATTAGGCGAAACTTTTGTATTGCCTGAAGCTAAAATTCAAAAAGACACCAAGTTGATTCCTGGAACTGACGGTGCTAAAATGAGCAAGAGTAAAAATAACGTGATTGATATTTTTCAGACCGATAAAAAACTACGCAAACAAATTATGGGAATCCAAACGGATAGTACGCCGATGGAAGATCCGAAAGATCCTGATAAAGATAACGTGTTTGCATTGTATAAATTATTAGCAAGTGAAGCTCAAATCGCAGAAATGCGTCAAAATTATTTGGGCGGAAATTACGGTTACGGACACGCCAAACAAGCTTTCTACGAAGTTGTTGTTGAAAGATTTGCTACCGAGCGCGAACGCTTCAATCATTATATAGAAAACAAAAATGAAATTGATGCCGCTTTGGCAATTGGTGCTGAAAAAGCTAAGAAAGTTGCGAATGAAGTGTTAGCTAGAGTTCGAAAAAAAGTTGGTTATTAA
- a CDS encoding acyl-CoA thioesterase, whose product MEARHPKSSKTIMTDLVLPSETNPLNNLFGGELLARMDRAASIAARRHSRRIVVTASVNHVAFNRSIPVGSVVTVEANISRAFKSSMEIYIDVWIEDRESGRRDKANEAIYTFVAVDDTSRPVQIPELIPETDLEKERFEGALRRRQLSLVLAGKMKPNEATELKALFFD is encoded by the coding sequence ATGGAAGCAAGACATCCAAAATCATCTAAAACTATTATGACTGACTTGGTTTTACCGAGTGAGACAAATCCGCTGAATAATTTGTTTGGTGGCGAATTGTTAGCGCGTATGGACAGAGCTGCAAGTATTGCCGCACGGAGACATTCGAGAAGAATTGTAGTCACAGCTTCTGTGAATCACGTTGCGTTCAATCGTTCCATTCCTGTGGGAAGTGTGGTTACGGTAGAAGCTAATATTTCCAGAGCTTTTAAGTCTTCAATGGAGATTTATATTGATGTTTGGATTGAAGATCGTGAGTCTGGAAGACGCGATAAAGCAAACGAAGCTATTTATACGTTTGTTGCCGTTGATGATACATCGAGACCTGTACAAATTCCTGAGTTAATTCCTGAAACTGATTTAGAAAAAGAACGTTTTGAAGGTGCTTTGCGCAGACGACAATTGAGTTTGGTACTCGCTGGAAAGATGAAACCGAATGAAGCAACTGAATTGAAAGCGTTGTTTTTTGATTAG
- a CDS encoding tetratricopeptide repeat-containing sensor histidine kinase — protein sequence MRIYIVIIGFLIPILLYSQEIDVVKEHREIDSIKTILTDANTDTNRNNYIRVITFYARRNIDSSKIYVAKYAKLTQGSTMHFDAISRKIYILQLEKKYDEAVLLIEETIQQNSEELNKPENKYALLKFYGALAEIYFDQIAYEKALEIYYKTASIYENEGVEDEINYYLTLHNISSILSLIGYEERGLEYCDKLEILLTEKIAIIDKSHRQYFGVTVINIHNHINKADIYERLNQLPKAIIYAKKAEALSIAEKQHNLLPKIYSTLGNMYIASKDYENAIQNGLKALELEKLYNYPEFKDTFLHAVGIGYLGLKDYEKAIPYLEKALEETNVETGKVPVLNDLAKAYQELKNYKKANEVLLLHNKLKDTVYNQSQEKAIAEITEKYENEKKQKEITFLNTESELQQLKIHQQSYIIYGIAGLIMLLLILGIVWYKTRQQKQKFKEAIINLDKEKLQQRFLRTQLNPHFFFHALTAIEGYIYKEEKETAALFLQKFGALMRTILESSDIDFIPLETDIDFIEKYLALQSLNHATNFTYTISLAEELNSSKIMIPPMLIQPFVENAIIHGISSIENGHITIAYTKEATFLRIQISDNGKGMTTEPKKSGMLHRSMSTDIIKQRIENIQKVHGMEIQYKILTDKNTTVIFTIPLKYGNFSIV from the coding sequence ATGCGAATATATATTGTCATTATTGGTTTTCTAATTCCGATACTATTATACAGTCAAGAAATAGATGTGGTTAAAGAACACCGCGAAATAGATAGTATAAAAACAATTCTAACTGACGCAAATACGGATACAAACAGAAATAATTATATTCGGGTCATCACTTTCTATGCACGAAGAAATATAGATAGTAGTAAAATATACGTAGCAAAATATGCTAAACTTACGCAAGGTTCTACGATGCATTTTGATGCAATTAGTAGAAAAATATATATACTTCAACTCGAAAAAAAATATGATGAAGCTGTTTTACTTATTGAAGAAACGATACAACAAAACTCAGAAGAACTCAACAAGCCAGAAAATAAATATGCATTACTCAAGTTTTATGGAGCTTTAGCTGAAATTTATTTTGATCAGATAGCTTATGAAAAAGCATTAGAAATTTATTATAAAACTGCTTCAATCTATGAAAATGAAGGTGTAGAAGACGAAATTAACTACTATTTAACTTTACACAATATTAGCAGTATTTTATCGCTCATAGGATATGAAGAAAGAGGATTAGAATATTGTGATAAACTTGAAATCCTTTTAACTGAAAAAATTGCTATAATAGATAAATCGCATCGGCAATACTTTGGAGTAACAGTTATAAATATTCACAATCATATTAATAAGGCAGATATCTATGAAAGGTTAAATCAATTGCCAAAAGCTATTATATATGCTAAAAAAGCCGAAGCCTTAAGTATAGCAGAAAAACAGCATAATTTACTTCCAAAAATTTATTCAACGTTGGGCAATATGTATATTGCATCAAAAGATTATGAAAACGCCATACAAAATGGTTTAAAAGCATTAGAGCTCGAAAAACTATACAATTATCCAGAATTTAAAGATACATTTTTACATGCCGTAGGAATAGGTTATTTGGGACTTAAAGATTATGAAAAAGCAATTCCGTATTTAGAAAAGGCACTTGAGGAAACTAATGTGGAAACAGGTAAAGTTCCTGTATTAAATGATTTAGCGAAAGCCTACCAAGAATTAAAAAATTATAAAAAGGCAAATGAAGTATTGCTTCTTCACAACAAATTAAAAGATACGGTATATAATCAATCTCAAGAAAAAGCAATTGCAGAAATCACAGAAAAATATGAGAATGAAAAAAAACAAAAAGAAATCACCTTTCTTAATACTGAATCTGAATTACAACAACTAAAAATACACCAACAATCATATATTATTTATGGAATTGCTGGACTTATTATGCTCTTACTTATTTTAGGAATTGTATGGTATAAAACGAGACAACAAAAGCAAAAATTTAAAGAAGCCATCATCAATTTAGACAAAGAAAAACTACAACAACGTTTTTTGCGAACGCAACTCAATCCACACTTTTTCTTTCATGCATTAACGGCAATCGAAGGATATATTTACAAAGAAGAAAAAGAAACTGCGGCGCTGTTTTTGCAAAAATTTGGCGCGCTGATGCGAACTATTTTAGAATCGTCTGATATTGATTTCATTCCGTTGGAAACTGATATTGATTTTATTGAGAAATATCTAGCGTTGCAATCGTTAAACCACGCTACGAATTTTACGTATACTATATCTTTGGCAGAGGAATTGAATTCTTCAAAAATTATGATTCCGCCAATGTTGATTCAACCTTTTGTAGAAAATGCAATTATACATGGTATTTCTAGTATTGAAAACGGACATATTACCATTGCATATACTAAAGAAGCTACATTTCTGCGAATACAAATTAGCGACAATGGAAAAGGAATGACTACGGAGCCGAAAAAGTCTGGAATGTTGCATCGATCTATGAGTACGGATATTATAAAACAGCGTATTGAAAACATTCAAAAAGTGCATGGAATGGAGATTCAATACAAAATTCTTACCGATAAAAATACGACTGTAATATTTACAATTCCTTTGAAATACGGCAATTTCTCAATCGTTTAA
- the dprA gene encoding DNA-processing protein DprA, translating to MNSEQELLYTLALQKTAKVGDILAKKLIRHCGNAEAVLKEKKDKLLKIDGIGTYALSDLHNSKNLKLAEKELAFIQKENIKVHYFLDETYPNRLLHCADSPILLFQKGNADLNASKMISIVGTRKATTYGIDFCKKLIEDLSPIQPTIVSGFAYGIDIVAQRAAVKNNVPTIGCLAHGLNQIYPKVHEKYMKGVQENGGFVTDFWSTSNPDRENFLKRNRLIAGMTQATIVIESAEKGGSLVTAHIANSYNRDVFAVPGRVGDSQSIGCNNLIKQQRAHLLTSAADILYLLGWELETATIQPVQKQLFVDLNTEEASIHSYLQEKGQTVLDSIALECKLPIHKVAPILLQMEMKGVIKPLPGKLFEAV from the coding sequence ATGAATTCTGAACAAGAATTGTTGTACACACTTGCGCTTCAAAAAACAGCAAAAGTGGGTGATATACTCGCTAAAAAACTCATAAGACATTGTGGAAACGCAGAAGCCGTTCTCAAAGAAAAGAAAGATAAATTACTCAAAATAGACGGAATTGGCACGTATGCTTTATCAGATTTACATAATTCTAAAAATTTAAAATTAGCTGAAAAAGAGTTAGCGTTCATTCAAAAAGAAAACATTAAGGTTCATTATTTTTTGGATGAAACCTATCCAAATCGATTGCTACATTGCGCGGATAGTCCAATTTTACTATTTCAGAAAGGAAATGCAGATTTGAACGCTTCCAAAATGATTAGTATTGTCGGCACACGAAAAGCTACCACGTACGGAATTGATTTTTGCAAAAAATTAATTGAAGATTTATCACCAATTCAACCAACAATTGTTTCTGGTTTTGCTTACGGAATTGACATTGTTGCGCAACGTGCCGCGGTAAAAAATAACGTTCCAACGATTGGCTGTTTGGCGCATGGATTGAATCAAATATATCCGAAGGTTCATGAAAAATATATGAAAGGTGTACAAGAAAATGGTGGTTTTGTCACCGACTTTTGGAGTACTTCCAATCCAGATCGTGAAAATTTCTTAAAACGAAATCGATTAATCGCAGGAATGACGCAAGCAACAATTGTCATAGAATCTGCCGAAAAAGGCGGAAGTTTAGTGACGGCGCATATTGCAAATTCGTATAACAGAGACGTTTTTGCAGTTCCGGGAAGAGTTGGCGATTCGCAAAGTATTGGTTGTAATAATCTCATCAAACAACAACGCGCGCACCTTTTAACGTCTGCGGCAGATATTTTATATTTATTAGGTTGGGAATTGGAAACGGCAACAATTCAACCTGTACAAAAACAATTATTTGTAGACTTAAATACAGAAGAAGCTTCCATTCATTCATATTTGCAAGAAAAAGGACAAACGGTTTTGGATAGTATTGCATTGGAATGCAAATTGCCAATTCATAAAGTAGCACCAATTCTATTACAAATGGAAATGAAAGGTGTTATAAAACCATTGCCAGGAAAATTATTTGAAGCCGTTTAG
- a CDS encoding lysophospholipid acyltransferase family protein yields the protein MITFIRNIGIVIWRIWFYFLVLFPILIFFPILLLLTTSEKLYPQFFWFARNFWARPILYGMGFFPKFKQEEEIVQGKSYMLVANHTSMTDIMLMLLASKNPFVFVGKKELVKIPVFGFFYKRTCILVDRGSMASRKAVYDSAQKRLNQGMSICIFPEGKVPEEDVVLDEFKDGAFRLAIEHQIPVVPMTFVDNKKRLSYTFFSGSPGRMRVTIHKFLSTEGLKVEDKREISKTVRDIILTELTAHGSL from the coding sequence ATGATTACTTTCATACGCAATATTGGAATTGTTATTTGGCGCATTTGGTTTTACTTTTTGGTGCTATTTCCTATACTTATATTTTTCCCAATACTACTATTATTGACAACTTCAGAAAAACTATATCCGCAGTTTTTTTGGTTTGCTAGAAACTTTTGGGCGCGTCCAATTTTATATGGAATGGGCTTTTTTCCTAAGTTTAAACAAGAAGAAGAAATTGTACAAGGAAAAAGTTATATGCTCGTTGCAAATCATACGAGTATGACAGATATTATGTTGATGCTTCTTGCGTCTAAAAATCCATTTGTTTTTGTCGGAAAAAAAGAACTCGTAAAGATTCCTGTTTTTGGTTTTTTCTATAAACGTACGTGTATTTTGGTAGATAGAGGAAGCATGGCAAGTAGAAAAGCGGTCTACGACAGCGCACAAAAACGTCTCAATCAAGGTATGAGTATTTGTATCTTCCCGGAAGGGAAAGTGCCAGAAGAAGATGTTGTATTGGATGAATTTAAAGATGGCGCATTTCGGTTGGCAATTGAACACCAAATTCCTGTAGTACCAATGACGTTTGTGGATAATAAGAAACGACTTTCATATACATTTTTTAGTGGTTCGCCAGGACGCATGCGCGTAACGATTCATAAATTTTTGAGTACTGAAGGCTTGAAAGTTGAAGATAAAAGAGAAATTAGTAAAACGGTAAGAGACATAATTTTAACAGAACTTACGGCACACGGAAGTTTATAA
- a CDS encoding C1 family peptidase produces MSSRIHISSQTPVKDQGNGNSCSAFGVAAALETLPNMPKDISENFLYTAQKYEQFDTNNTITRGTFLKAYVTSLPKYGILTEAELPYPQIAASKWEDHESEVLKILKESPTGPVSFIYKYKSIAKFLNLDSYEYMDRMQSKNIERIKCLLDNGVKAIPVSYELYMPAWEKFQATKYTTITPDKGYFLRGFNQKQVTYSDMKKAIVNLNDKINSGQIVLERTVVPTKNYNPYGGHVVAIVGYDSEGFIIKNSWGTDWRYYGYERISYDYHELFAYEALALKKVSFKK; encoded by the coding sequence ATGAGCAGTAGAATTCATATAAGCTCTCAAACACCTGTGAAAGATCAAGGAAACGGAAATTCATGCAGTGCTTTTGGAGTTGCTGCCGCTTTGGAAACCTTGCCAAATATGCCTAAAGATATTAGTGAAAACTTCTTGTATACGGCTCAAAAATATGAACAATTCGATACCAACAATACAATTACGAGAGGAACTTTTTTAAAAGCATATGTTACTTCATTGCCAAAATATGGCATTCTTACAGAAGCGGAATTGCCATATCCACAAATAGCAGCTTCAAAATGGGAAGATCATGAATCAGAAGTTCTGAAAATATTAAAGGAATCACCAACTGGACCAGTATCTTTTATATATAAATACAAATCTATTGCTAAATTTCTCAACTTGGATTCCTATGAATATATGGATAGAATGCAAAGTAAGAACATCGAACGTATTAAATGCTTGTTGGACAATGGCGTAAAAGCAATTCCAGTTTCCTATGAATTATACATGCCAGCTTGGGAAAAATTTCAAGCTACAAAATACACCACAATTACACCAGATAAAGGCTATTTTTTGAGAGGTTTTAATCAAAAACAAGTAACATATAGTGATATGAAAAAAGCAATTGTTAATCTTAATGATAAGATTAATAGTGGACAAATTGTTTTAGAACGCACCGTTGTACCAACAAAAAATTATAATCCATATGGCGGACATGTAGTTGCAATTGTTGGGTACGATTCAGAAGGATTTATTATTAAAAATTCGTGGGGAACAGATTGGCGTTATTATGGATACGAACGCATCAGTTATGATTATCACGAACTTTTTGCGTACGAAGCGTTGGCTTTGAAAAAAGTAAGTTTTAAAAAGTGA